A DNA window from Pogona vitticeps strain Pit_001003342236 chromosome 2, PviZW2.1, whole genome shotgun sequence contains the following coding sequences:
- the TRIM39 gene encoding E3 ubiquitin-protein ligase TRIM39 isoform X1 — protein MATTNPLESLQVEASCSVCLEYLKDPVIIDCGHNFCRVCITRWWEDLNRDFPCPVCRKTSRHRSLKPNRQLGNMVEIAKQLQITNKRKIRDENLCEKHNEVLRLFCKEDQEAVCLVCEISHEHRSHTVVSLDDASQEYKEKMQKCLEPLERKLRKIAYCKAQEEKKPGVLKRKVEDRRQLIIREFEELHLFLTAEQEVLIRHLENEEKEILQKLKENVAKLSEQRAALNSLITEIEEKCLQSGMEMLKDVKNTLERCEEVQEEEPSLVSTELEKNFCNFPRQYFVLRKIIKRLTGDLTLDPETAHPNLVLSEDRKSVKFVEQRLRDLPDSPRRFTIYPCVLATEGFTSGRHYWEVEVGEKTHWALGVCNDSVSRKGETTSLPETGYWRVRLFNGDKYAATTTPFTPLNISTKPKRVGVFLDYEAGRLSFYNVTDRSHMYTFTDTFTEKLWPFFYPGIRAGRKNAAPLIIRPPTDWE, from the exons ATGGCCACAACAAACCCTCTGGAGAGCCTTCAGGTAGAAGCCAGCTGCTCCGTCTGCCTGGAGTACCTGAAAGATCCTGTGATCATCGACTGTGGCCACAATTTCTGCCGGGTATGCATCACTCGCTGGTGGGAGGACCTGAACCGGGACTTTCCCTGCCCTGTCTGCCGTAAGACTTCCCGCCACCGTTCGCTCAAGCCCAACCGGCAGCTGGGCAACATGGTGGAGATAGCCAAGCAGCTTCAGATTACCAACAAGCGCAAGATACGGGACGAGAACCTGTGCGAGAAGCACAATGAAGTGCTCCGCCTCTTCTGCAAGGAGGACCAGGAGGCGGTTTGCTTAGTGTGTGAGATTTCCCACGAACACCGCTCTCACACGGTTGTGTCCCTGGATGATGCCTCTCAGGAGTACAAG gaaaagatgcagaaatgcCTGGAGCCGCTAGAACGGAAGCTGCGGAAGATTGCCTACTGTAAAGCCCAGGAGGAGAAGAAGCCTGGGGTGCTCAAG CGGAAAGTTGAGGATCGCCGCCAGCTCATCATCAGGGAATTTGAGGAGCTGCATCTGTTCCTGACTGCAGAGCAGGAAGTGCTGATTCGGCATTTGGAGAATGAAGAGAAGGAGATCCTGCAGAAGCTAAAGGAAAATGTGGCTAAGCTGTCCGAGCAACGGGCTGCCCTTAACAGCCTCATCACAGAGATTGAAGAAAAATGCTTGCAGTCAGGCATGGAGATGCTCAAG gatGTGAAGAACACTCTGGAAAG ATGTGAAGAGGTGCAGGAAGAAGAGCCAAGTCTGGTCTCCACCGAGCTAGAAAAGAATTTCTGCAATTTTCCAAGGCAGTACTTCGTCTTGCGTAAAATCATCAAACGGTTAACAG GCGATTTGACCCTTGACCCTGAGACGGCCCACCCCAACCTCGTGCTGTCTGAGGACCGCAAGAGTGTCAAATTTGTCGAGCAGCGCCTGCGAGACCTGCCCGACAGTCCGAGGCGCTTCACCATCTACCCTTGCGTCTTGGCCACGGAAGGCTTCACCTCTGGACGCCACTACTGGGAGGTGGAAGTGGGTGAAAAGACTCACTGGGCCCTGGGCGTTTGCAATGACTCCGTAAGCCGTAAAGGAGAGACAACCTCCTTGCCCGAGACTGGCTACTGGCGGGTGAGGCTCTTCAATGGGGACAAGTATGCGGCCACCACCACTCCTTTCACCCCGCTCAATATCTCCACCAAGCCCAAGCGGGTAGGGGTCTTCTTGGACTATGAGGCTGGCAGACTTTCCTTCTACAATGTGACAGACCGCTCCCATATGTACACATTTACTGACACTTTTACTGAAAAACTATGGCCTTTTTTCTACCCAGGGATCCGTGCCGGGCGAAAGAACGCTGCCCCCCTCATCATTCGGCCTCCCACGGACTGGGAGTGA
- the TRIM39 gene encoding E3 ubiquitin-protein ligase TRIM39 isoform X2, with product MATTNPLESLQVEASCSVCLEYLKDPVIIDCGHNFCREKMQKCLEPLERKLRKIAYCKAQEEKKPGVLKRKVEDRRQLIIREFEELHLFLTAEQEVLIRHLENEEKEILQKLKENVAKLSEQRAALNSLITEIEEKCLQSGMEMLKDVKNTLERCEEVQEEEPSLVSTELEKNFCNFPRQYFVLRKIIKRLTGDLTLDPETAHPNLVLSEDRKSVKFVEQRLRDLPDSPRRFTIYPCVLATEGFTSGRHYWEVEVGEKTHWALGVCNDSVSRKGETTSLPETGYWRVRLFNGDKYAATTTPFTPLNISTKPKRVGVFLDYEAGRLSFYNVTDRSHMYTFTDTFTEKLWPFFYPGIRAGRKNAAPLIIRPPTDWE from the exons ATGGCCACAACAAACCCTCTGGAGAGCCTTCAGGTAGAAGCCAGCTGCTCCGTCTGCCTGGAGTACCTGAAAGATCCTGTGATCATCGACTGTGGCCACAATTTCTGCCGG gaaaagatgcagaaatgcCTGGAGCCGCTAGAACGGAAGCTGCGGAAGATTGCCTACTGTAAAGCCCAGGAGGAGAAGAAGCCTGGGGTGCTCAAG CGGAAAGTTGAGGATCGCCGCCAGCTCATCATCAGGGAATTTGAGGAGCTGCATCTGTTCCTGACTGCAGAGCAGGAAGTGCTGATTCGGCATTTGGAGAATGAAGAGAAGGAGATCCTGCAGAAGCTAAAGGAAAATGTGGCTAAGCTGTCCGAGCAACGGGCTGCCCTTAACAGCCTCATCACAGAGATTGAAGAAAAATGCTTGCAGTCAGGCATGGAGATGCTCAAG gatGTGAAGAACACTCTGGAAAG ATGTGAAGAGGTGCAGGAAGAAGAGCCAAGTCTGGTCTCCACCGAGCTAGAAAAGAATTTCTGCAATTTTCCAAGGCAGTACTTCGTCTTGCGTAAAATCATCAAACGGTTAACAG GCGATTTGACCCTTGACCCTGAGACGGCCCACCCCAACCTCGTGCTGTCTGAGGACCGCAAGAGTGTCAAATTTGTCGAGCAGCGCCTGCGAGACCTGCCCGACAGTCCGAGGCGCTTCACCATCTACCCTTGCGTCTTGGCCACGGAAGGCTTCACCTCTGGACGCCACTACTGGGAGGTGGAAGTGGGTGAAAAGACTCACTGGGCCCTGGGCGTTTGCAATGACTCCGTAAGCCGTAAAGGAGAGACAACCTCCTTGCCCGAGACTGGCTACTGGCGGGTGAGGCTCTTCAATGGGGACAAGTATGCGGCCACCACCACTCCTTTCACCCCGCTCAATATCTCCACCAAGCCCAAGCGGGTAGGGGTCTTCTTGGACTATGAGGCTGGCAGACTTTCCTTCTACAATGTGACAGACCGCTCCCATATGTACACATTTACTGACACTTTTACTGAAAAACTATGGCCTTTTTTCTACCCAGGGATCCGTGCCGGGCGAAAGAACGCTGCCCCCCTCATCATTCGGCCTCCCACGGACTGGGAGTGA